Proteins found in one Deltaproteobacteria bacterium genomic segment:
- a CDS encoding DEAD/DEAH box helicase has translation MQTTHTFDQFPLSPEIQRAVEELGFKSCTPIQFETLTALLKEPSDFLGLAATGTGKTAAFGIPLLERIDPKIKGIQGIILCPTRELAQQVSKQILALAKYKKIKMATIYGGAGYSEQIRDLKVCSIVIATPGRLIDHLERRNLSLKQIHTVILDEADEMISMGFRDDLELILKQTESDNRLTWLFSATLNADLRQVASRYLEKPKTVTLNQKEEASKNIEQLYFIVEERNKPKLLCRLLDAEEDFYGLIFCQTKIRVDEIYQTLKQKHYPVECLHGDKSQKERERSMQAFRDGKARIMVSTDVAARGLDVNKLSVVVNYSIPMDPEIYTHRIGRTGRIGNKGKSISFFAPQEEHLFRAIERQSRVPLKKGEIPSAKEIFKKQTETFLEDFLAVDKSEKVLSWLPIEWEKIAETFSPQEIIARFLSLRFSKLILENQNSKEQILEENFWPARRGSSSNNRRGGFSRSGGGFSRGNTRSYGPRRR, from the coding sequence ATGCAAACAACGCACACGTTCGATCAATTTCCTTTAAGCCCAGAGATACAGCGCGCAGTAGAAGAGCTGGGTTTTAAAAGCTGCACCCCCATTCAATTTGAAACGCTGACGGCCCTCCTGAAAGAGCCCAGCGATTTTTTGGGTCTGGCAGCCACTGGCACCGGTAAAACGGCGGCCTTTGGAATTCCACTCTTGGAACGCATCGATCCCAAGATCAAAGGGATTCAAGGCATTATCCTCTGCCCCACTCGAGAGCTCGCTCAACAGGTTTCCAAGCAGATCCTGGCCCTCGCCAAATATAAAAAAATTAAAATGGCCACCATCTACGGCGGGGCTGGATACTCGGAACAAATTCGAGATTTAAAAGTTTGCTCCATCGTGATTGCTACTCCCGGTCGATTAATCGATCACTTGGAGAGAAGGAATCTCTCCCTCAAACAAATTCATACGGTTATTTTAGATGAAGCCGATGAGATGATTTCCATGGGATTTCGGGACGACTTGGAACTCATTTTAAAACAAACCGAATCCGACAATCGCCTCACCTGGCTTTTTTCGGCCACACTCAATGCGGATCTCCGCCAGGTAGCCAGCCGTTATCTGGAAAAACCAAAAACCGTTACGCTCAACCAAAAAGAAGAAGCCTCCAAAAATATTGAACAGCTTTATTTTATTGTGGAAGAACGCAATAAACCCAAACTTCTCTGCCGTTTATTAGATGCCGAAGAAGATTTTTATGGTCTTATTTTTTGCCAAACCAAAATCAGGGTGGATGAGATCTATCAAACCTTGAAGCAGAAGCATTATCCGGTGGAATGTTTACACGGTGATAAAAGCCAGAAAGAACGCGAACGCAGCATGCAGGCCTTTCGCGATGGAAAAGCCAGAATCATGGTTTCCACCGATGTGGCGGCCCGGGGTTTGGATGTCAATAAACTCAGTGTGGTCGTAAACTATTCGATTCCCATGGATCCTGAAATTTACACCCATCGCATTGGACGAACGGGACGCATTGGAAATAAAGGCAAATCGATCAGTTTTTTTGCACCTCAGGAAGAACATCTTTTTAGAGCCATTGAAAGACAGAGTCGAGTACCCTTAAAAAAGGGGGAGATCCCCAGCGCAAAAGAAATTTTCAAAAAACAAACTGAAACCTTTTTGGAAGATTTTCTGGCAGTCGATAAAAGTGAAAAAGTGCTTTCATGGCTGCCCATAGAATGGGAAAAAATTGCGGAGACCTTTTCGCCTCAGGAAATTATTGCACGTTTTTTATCTCTTCGGTTTTCAAAACTCATTCTTGAAAATCAAAATTCAAAAGAACAAATTCTGGAAGAAAATTTCTGGCCCGCCCGGAGAGGATCGTCTTCAAATAATAGAAGAGGTGGCTTCAGCAGAAGTGGGGGCGGATTTTCGCGGGGGAATACCCGATCGTACGGCCCACGGAGAAGGTAA
- a CDS encoding S8 family serine peptidase, translating to MKFSKQASEEEIGNVFNRLGIKFIKYFVSTRLYHVQLSGKQDTLKEIETLRAQDKVLLASPNGKITIDALPNDPYFSQEWGLRNTSGSTLADLGMDEVWDNFTDASSTIVAVIDTGIDYTHPDLAANMWVNPGEIPGNGIDDDGNGYIDDVYGYDFANHDGDPMDDHFHGTHVAGTIGAVGNNGIGVSGVAWKAKLMALKFMDSSGSGSYSAAVEAIEYAIHNGAKVLNNSWGSTFNDPTLEAILNASNSAGVIFVAAAGNDGTDNDITPHYPSSYSAPNVISVASMNEQDQLSSFSNFGLVSVDIAAPGENILSTIPTWYYPGSEDYGFLSGTSMATPHVSGAAALLWSAFPTKTYLQIIDLLYQGGTPKSYLNGKTLTGKMVNVMNSLFIGNNQYDHAPLANAGSTQHKTVGDLVTLQAQVSDEDAETQLTYGWTFTKPNGSSAQLSSLTSLQPSFTPDVDGTYQATLIASDGVLESTPSVVQILVSPIDNTPPTVSIHLSQQNGTQQSSLNDSSQVELGATVTLDASSSTDNQAHTLDYEWTISAKPQASAATIQNANQAIATLLPDKTGTYHMMLTLGDGRNESTGTVTVVVIQTPVSGQQQGGQQGDGSQQGGAQQSGQQQGGGGQDQGSGQQQDPQSGGQNQTGTDTPAAAAAPGSSGGCSLSRENSVSVLPYNLFVLLGFYLLKRKSSESRKCYHGGS from the coding sequence GTGAAATTTTCTAAGCAAGCCAGCGAAGAGGAAATTGGAAATGTTTTTAATCGCCTGGGCATAAAATTTATAAAATATTTTGTGAGCACGCGTTTGTATCATGTGCAACTTTCTGGGAAGCAAGACACCCTAAAAGAAATAGAGACGCTGCGTGCTCAGGACAAGGTCTTGCTGGCTTCTCCCAACGGCAAAATTACAATCGATGCCTTGCCTAATGACCCTTATTTTTCTCAGGAGTGGGGCCTGAGAAACACCTCGGGGAGCACGCTGGCCGATTTGGGTATGGATGAAGTGTGGGATAATTTCACCGATGCCAGTTCCACGATTGTGGCGGTCATTGATACGGGCATAGATTATACACATCCCGATTTGGCAGCAAACATGTGGGTGAACCCTGGGGAAATTCCAGGCAATGGAATTGACGATGATGGCAATGGTTATATCGATGATGTGTATGGCTATGATTTTGCGAATCACGATGGCGATCCCATGGACGACCACTTTCACGGTACACATGTGGCGGGCACTATTGGGGCTGTGGGAAATAACGGAATTGGTGTGAGCGGCGTGGCCTGGAAAGCCAAACTCATGGCCCTCAAGTTTATGGATAGTAGTGGTTCAGGTTCCTATTCCGCCGCCGTAGAAGCCATTGAATATGCCATCCACAATGGGGCCAAGGTGTTGAACAATAGTTGGGGTTCCACTTTCAACGATCCCACCTTAGAAGCGATCCTCAATGCCAGCAATAGTGCGGGCGTGATCTTTGTGGCGGCTGCTGGAAATGATGGAACAGACAACGATATTACGCCGCATTATCCTTCAAGTTATAGTGCCCCAAATGTTATTTCTGTGGCGTCGATGAATGAACAGGATCAACTTTCCTCCTTTTCAAATTTTGGTTTGGTTTCGGTGGATATTGCGGCTCCGGGTGAAAATATTCTTTCAACAATCCCCACGTGGTATTATCCGGGATCTGAAGATTATGGCTTTCTTTCCGGGACTTCCATGGCAACGCCGCATGTGTCCGGCGCTGCAGCGCTCTTGTGGTCTGCCTTTCCCACTAAAACCTATTTGCAGATTATTGATTTGTTGTATCAGGGCGGTACCCCAAAATCTTATTTGAATGGAAAAACCCTCACCGGAAAAATGGTGAATGTGATGAATTCACTTTTTATTGGCAATAATCAGTACGACCATGCCCCACTCGCCAATGCAGGATCCACGCAGCATAAAACGGTGGGTGATCTTGTGACTCTGCAAGCGCAAGTAAGCGATGAAGATGCCGAAACCCAGCTCACTTATGGGTGGACTTTCACAAAACCGAATGGAAGCAGTGCCCAGCTGAGCAGTCTCACAAGTCTCCAGCCCAGTTTTACTCCAGATGTCGATGGAACTTATCAGGCGACTCTCATTGCTTCGGATGGAGTGTTGGAGAGCACGCCTTCTGTCGTACAAATCCTAGTTTCGCCCATCGATAATACACCGCCCACGGTTTCTATCCACCTCTCCCAACAAAATGGCACTCAGCAATCGAGTCTCAACGATTCGAGTCAGGTCGAATTGGGGGCAACAGTGACTCTGGATGCCTCGTCTTCGACGGATAATCAGGCTCATACTTTGGATTATGAATGGACGATTTCAGCAAAACCCCAGGCAAGTGCCGCTACGATCCAAAATGCCAATCAGGCGATAGCGACCTTGCTCCCTGATAAGACCGGCACCTACCACATGATGCTGACTTTGGGGGATGGGCGCAATGAAAGTACCGGAACCGTGACTGTGGTGGTGATACAGACTCCGGTATCGGGGCAACAACAAGGTGGGCAACAGGGAGATGGCTCACAGCAAGGGGGAGCCCAGCAGAGTGGGCAGCAGCAAGGCGGTGGCGGTCAAGATCAGGGTTCTGGACAACAGCAGGATCCACAATCGGGGGGGCAAAACCAGACTGGGACGGATACTCCCGCAGCGGCTGCAGCTCCGGGAAGTTCTGGTGGCTGCAGTCTTTCCCGAGAAAATTCGGTGTCGGTGCTTCCTTACAATCTGTTTGTTCTGCTAGGTTTTTATCTTTTAAAGAGAAAGAGTTCTGAAAGCAGAAAATGCTACCACGGAGGCAGTTAA
- a CDS encoding ATP-binding protein — translation MPHLRQRQASGLIKKALTYSPVVGILGMRQVGKSTLMKEQVKIYYTFDDESFQIRFQSEGRSILDASRESIGLDEVQKYPPVFDLIKTLVDQKKKPGRFCLTGSIRFSSKKQIRESLTGRIVSFDLFPLTLSECHSKPFSTFLKNLCSDSIQKISENFSQKNWAQEGQLLHYFQSGGLPGICFRREANIRNELYRAHLETLLARDIHFIKKTTLPYLKLFRLMEELAKREGLSTNISELSKVVGTSPPTLSSILNALEALFLIRPYGSTYYIEDAGISFFLQNNSKNSMTRLDRTKLIYLELRSQLHYLLRNEATFQPYQTRGGVDIPFFIKYRSGRQIAICVDETDYPTDKSLKSLLWTQKKFPDLLGLVAHAGKKFFRTNSGILCVPWVSIF, via the coding sequence ATGCCCCATTTACGACAACGACAAGCCTCCGGCCTTATCAAAAAAGCACTTACCTATTCCCCTGTAGTGGGAATATTAGGCATGCGACAAGTGGGTAAATCGACTCTCATGAAAGAACAAGTGAAGATTTATTACACCTTTGACGATGAAAGTTTTCAAATTCGTTTTCAAAGTGAAGGGAGGTCAATTTTGGATGCTTCACGCGAGAGTATCGGTCTCGATGAAGTACAAAAATATCCACCCGTGTTCGACCTTATTAAAACTTTAGTGGACCAGAAGAAAAAGCCCGGTCGATTTTGCCTCACAGGTTCCATTCGTTTTTCATCAAAAAAACAAATTCGAGAATCTTTAACCGGCAGGATTGTGAGCTTTGATTTGTTTCCTCTCACTCTTTCCGAATGTCATTCCAAGCCATTTTCCACTTTTCTAAAAAATCTTTGCTCCGATTCTATTCAAAAAATTTCTGAAAATTTTTCTCAAAAAAATTGGGCCCAAGAAGGACAATTATTGCATTATTTTCAAAGTGGTGGGCTACCGGGGATCTGCTTTAGAAGAGAAGCAAACATTAGAAATGAGCTCTACCGTGCTCACCTTGAAACTCTTTTAGCTAGGGACATTCATTTTATAAAAAAAACCACACTACCCTACCTTAAACTTTTTCGTCTCATGGAAGAACTCGCTAAACGAGAAGGGCTTTCCACAAATATTTCAGAACTTTCAAAAGTGGTTGGAACTTCCCCCCCCACACTTTCCTCTATACTCAATGCCCTTGAAGCACTTTTTCTCATTCGACCTTATGGATCCACCTATTATATTGAAGATGCCGGGATCTCCTTCTTTCTTCAAAATAATTCAAAAAATTCGATGACGCGTTTAGATCGGACTAAACTCATTTATCTGGAGCTGCGCTCCCAACTTCATTATCTTCTAAGAAATGAAGCCACGTTCCAACCGTATCAAACACGAGGGGGGGTCGATATTCCCTTTTTTATAAAATATCGATCGGGAAGACAAATTGCAATTTGTGTGGATGAGACCGATTATCCCACAGATAAATCTTTAAAAAGCCTCCTTTGGACTCAAAAGAAATTTCCAGATTTGTTGGGGCTAGTAGCTCATGCGGGAAAAAAATTTTTCAGGACAAATTCCGGAATTCTTTGCGTGCCTTGGGTCTCTATTTTTTAA
- a CDS encoding efflux RND transporter permease subunit — MSLSEFSIKNSVFAWMLMLGLIFFGAISFRSLGISEMPDVDFPVVNVQVTYEGAAPEVMEMDVVDLIEDAVMSVEGIKTLSSTSQQGSANITIEFNLDRNIDFSLQEVQTKIAQVQKNLPHEIDPPIVTKTNPEDQPILWLGLSAEKADLRELIEYARDHLKDKLQTVNGVGEILLSGYVDLNLRIWIDPDQLKKQELTVEDVLEAIRREHIEIPAGRIETSSTEINLRAMGEAKTPEELGHIQIRKRGGAPIYKPIELREVARIVPGLADVRRISRTQGNLALGLGIKKQRGSNAVAIAQAVKLKMAEIEKTLPPGYKLGITFDTTRFIEQSTDQMKHHLALAALLTAVVCLFFLGSWASTFNILLAIPTSIVGCFTLILFFGFTLNTFTLLALILSIGIVVDDAIMVLENIIRHKEMGKTALQAAREGAKEISSAAIATTLAIIAIFIPVIFMKGIIGKFFFQFGIVLSATVILSLIEALTITPMRTSRMLRGDIHESRFERMINFYFSRVASVYKSAIALCLRFRWLVLILSLVLFVSSFWFLTQVKKEFVPAQDQSSFLVRFQTPLGSSIQFTDEKIKEAEKIIAAEPSLNRYFSAVGGFTGGDVNTAIAFVTLKELPDRPLSPATHKHITQIEVMNDLREKLLKIPDLRVVMQDLSTRGFTAQRGFPVEFSVRGPEWDELAKISEQLREKMKSDPYFKDVDSDYQLGQPEIQIFPLRDAAALRGVSMQDLGTTINALMGGVREGKFTEKGRRNDIRLRLEESSRLKGDQIKNLLVRNQQGELVSLGDIVRIEEHKTLKSITRKDRERAISLFSNVGQGKSQEEALKEVEKIAKEILPPNYRIVLSGSAETFKESFNSLFFALWMGVVVAYMILASQYNSFIHPFLVLLALPFSLSGAWIALYFSGQSLNLYSFIGLILLMGIAKKNSIMLVDFTNHKRAEGRSTREALLEACPQRLRPILMTSFATVAAAIPSALSRGAGYETRMPMAVILIGGIFLSTWMTLFVIPCAYEIFSKMELKKEKF; from the coding sequence ATGTCCCTCTCCGAATTCTCCATCAAAAATTCCGTCTTTGCCTGGATGCTCATGCTGGGCCTCATTTTCTTTGGAGCCATCTCGTTTCGAAGCCTGGGCATTAGTGAAATGCCCGATGTGGATTTTCCGGTTGTGAATGTTCAAGTCACTTATGAAGGGGCAGCCCCCGAAGTGATGGAAATGGATGTGGTCGACCTGATTGAAGATGCCGTCATGAGCGTCGAAGGAATCAAGACCTTATCTTCTACCTCTCAACAAGGAAGCGCCAATATTACGATTGAGTTTAACCTGGATCGTAACATCGATTTTTCTCTCCAGGAAGTTCAAACTAAAATTGCACAAGTGCAAAAAAATCTTCCCCATGAAATTGATCCCCCCATCGTCACTAAAACAAATCCGGAAGATCAGCCCATCCTGTGGTTGGGCTTGTCGGCTGAAAAAGCAGATCTTCGCGAATTGATTGAATACGCGCGCGATCACCTGAAAGACAAACTTCAAACCGTGAATGGAGTGGGAGAAATTCTCCTCAGTGGATACGTCGATCTGAATCTTCGTATCTGGATTGATCCCGACCAGTTAAAAAAACAGGAATTGACGGTAGAAGATGTGCTGGAGGCCATCCGACGCGAACACATCGAAATTCCTGCAGGCCGCATTGAGACCTCTTCGACGGAAATTAATTTAAGGGCCATGGGAGAGGCAAAAACCCCTGAAGAGCTAGGGCACATTCAAATTCGCAAACGAGGCGGGGCCCCCATTTATAAACCCATTGAACTGCGAGAAGTCGCCCGCATTGTGCCAGGGTTAGCCGATGTACGCCGCATCAGCCGTACTCAGGGAAATTTGGCCTTGGGTCTGGGGATCAAAAAACAACGAGGCTCCAATGCCGTCGCTATTGCCCAGGCCGTTAAATTAAAAATGGCTGAAATTGAAAAAACTCTTCCTCCCGGTTACAAGTTGGGAATCACCTTTGATACCACCCGTTTTATTGAGCAAAGCACCGATCAAATGAAGCACCACCTTGCCTTAGCCGCTTTACTCACTGCCGTGGTTTGTCTTTTCTTCCTGGGATCCTGGGCCTCTACCTTCAATATTTTACTGGCGATTCCCACTTCCATTGTCGGTTGTTTTACCCTCATTTTATTTTTCGGATTTACCCTCAACACCTTCACCTTGCTCGCCTTAATTTTGTCGATCGGTATTGTGGTCGACGATGCCATCATGGTGCTGGAAAACATTATCCGTCACAAAGAGATGGGAAAAACTGCCCTTCAGGCAGCTCGGGAGGGAGCCAAGGAAATCAGCTCTGCCGCCATTGCTACCACTCTGGCGATTATTGCTATTTTTATCCCCGTCATTTTTATGAAGGGAATCATCGGAAAATTCTTTTTTCAGTTTGGAATTGTTTTATCCGCCACCGTGATACTTTCCCTGATAGAAGCCTTAACCATTACGCCCATGCGTACTTCCCGCATGCTGAGGGGCGATATTCATGAAAGTCGCTTTGAAAGAATGATTAACTTTTATTTCAGCCGTGTGGCTTCGGTTTACAAATCGGCCATTGCCCTCTGCTTAAGGTTCCGCTGGCTGGTGCTTATTCTTTCTTTGGTGCTATTTGTCTCTTCTTTCTGGTTTCTAACCCAGGTTAAAAAAGAGTTTGTTCCGGCACAAGATCAAAGTTCTTTCTTGGTTCGTTTTCAAACGCCTCTGGGTTCTTCCATTCAGTTTACCGACGAGAAAATTAAGGAAGCAGAAAAAATCATTGCAGCAGAACCTAGTCTCAATCGATATTTTTCTGCGGTGGGTGGATTTACAGGAGGAGACGTCAACACCGCCATTGCCTTTGTCACCCTGAAAGAATTACCCGACCGACCGCTTTCCCCGGCTACTCACAAGCACATTACCCAAATAGAAGTCATGAACGACCTACGCGAAAAATTACTCAAAATTCCTGATCTTCGTGTCGTGATGCAAGACCTCTCTACACGGGGATTTACCGCCCAGCGCGGATTTCCTGTCGAATTCTCCGTACGAGGCCCCGAGTGGGACGAGCTGGCTAAAATCTCGGAACAGTTGCGTGAGAAAATGAAATCGGATCCTTACTTTAAAGATGTGGACAGTGATTATCAACTGGGACAACCCGAAATTCAAATTTTTCCCCTACGCGATGCTGCAGCGCTTCGAGGGGTGAGCATGCAAGACTTGGGAACGACGATCAATGCCTTGATGGGAGGGGTGCGCGAAGGAAAATTTACCGAGAAAGGAAGACGCAATGATATTCGTCTTCGTTTGGAAGAAAGTTCACGCTTAAAAGGCGATCAGATCAAAAATTTGTTGGTGCGAAATCAGCAGGGCGAACTGGTTTCACTGGGAGATATCGTACGTATCGAGGAGCACAAAACGCTCAAGAGTATCACCCGCAAAGACCGAGAACGCGCCATCAGTCTGTTTTCAAACGTAGGTCAGGGAAAATCCCAGGAAGAAGCCTTAAAAGAAGTAGAAAAAATAGCCAAAGAAATATTGCCTCCCAATTATCGCATTGTTTTGAGTGGCTCTGCCGAAACGTTTAAGGAATCTTTCAATAGTTTATTTTTTGCCTTATGGATGGGCGTCGTGGTCGCTTATATGATTTTAGCCAGCCAGTACAACAGCTTCATCCATCCCTTCCTAGTTTTGCTGGCGCTTCCCTTCTCTCTTTCGGGAGCCTGGATTGCCCTTTATTTCAGTGGCCAATCTCTTAATCTCTACAGTTTTATCGGTTTGATTTTGCTGATGGGAATCGCCAAAAAGAATTCCATCATGCTGGTCGATTTTACCAATCACAAACGGGCAGAAGGCAGGAGTACCCGCGAAGCCTTGCTGGAGGCCTGTCCGCAAAGACTGCGCCC
- the rnz gene encoding ribonuclease Z, which yields MKIVTLGTSAGRPTIERSASASALEFEGEVFLFDCGEGTQVQLAKSTLHWGNLKAIFISHLHGDHIHGLAGLLGTLSLQDREAPLKVFGPTGIKKYMAVMMELKTSWIRYPLEITEIRAAGVLLENKKYFVECAKLNHVVECWGYAFREKTRPGIFNEEKAKALNIPFGPIRREIVEGKIVTLENGQIIKPEELLGPVRPGRHVAHCLDTQPCRSDLYLAENADVLIHESTFDHSLNSKVKDWGHSTSCQAADIARQAKATQLLLTHISPRYGNGKQLLEEAKTEFKNTKMAQDLLEFEVPYRE from the coding sequence ATGAAAATAGTAACTCTAGGCACCAGTGCCGGCCGCCCTACTATTGAACGTTCTGCCTCTGCAAGTGCCCTCGAGTTTGAGGGTGAGGTATTTCTTTTCGATTGCGGTGAGGGCACTCAAGTTCAACTCGCAAAATCGACTCTCCATTGGGGAAATTTAAAGGCTATTTTTATCAGCCACCTGCATGGGGATCACATCCATGGCCTGGCAGGGTTACTCGGTACCCTCAGTTTGCAAGACCGCGAAGCCCCTCTCAAAGTTTTTGGACCTACAGGGATTAAAAAATATATGGCGGTGATGATGGAACTCAAGACCTCCTGGATTCGCTACCCCTTGGAGATCACAGAGATCCGAGCCGCTGGAGTTTTATTAGAAAATAAAAAATATTTTGTCGAATGTGCAAAATTAAATCACGTGGTTGAATGCTGGGGCTATGCCTTTCGTGAAAAAACACGGCCTGGAATTTTTAACGAAGAAAAAGCCAAGGCCTTGAACATCCCTTTCGGCCCCATACGACGGGAGATTGTAGAAGGTAAGATCGTTACGCTGGAAAATGGACAAATCATCAAACCCGAAGAACTGCTGGGCCCGGTGCGACCTGGACGTCATGTTGCTCATTGTCTGGATACTCAACCCTGCCGAAGTGATCTCTATTTAGCCGAAAATGCAGATGTGCTCATCCACGAATCCACTTTTGACCACAGTCTTAATAGCAAAGTGAAAGATTGGGGGCACTCCACTTCTTGCCAAGCCGCCGATATCGCCCGCCAAGCCAAAGCCACCCAACTTTTGCTCACGCACATCAGCCCCCGTTATGGAAATGGAAAACAATTGCTGGAAGAAGCCAAAACAGAATTCAAAAACACCAAAATGGCGCAGGATTTATTGGAGTTTGAAGTGCCTTATCGGGAGTGA
- the hpnH gene encoding adenosyl-hopene transferase HpnH, with amino-acid sequence MSVPAHQAFNIAVYLFKQKLLGRKKYPLNLMLEPLFRCNLACPGCGKIQYPEEKLKKHLSVEQALSAANECGAPMVTIPGGEPLIHPQIEEMVEGLLAQKRYVILCTNALLLERSLPKFKPNKRLTFSVHVDGYQEHHDHCVDREGTYEIATKAIKAALEQGFRVITNTTVFEGSTLENLAKLFDHMTELGVEGFSIAPGYSYEKALDQEHFLSKKRTHEFFGLLLTYKRNHKKKWPFNNSPFYLDFLEGKRDYECTPWGMPTYNVFGWQKPCYLLTKEGYAKTFKEYMEHTEFEKFGKASGNPKCAHCMTHCGYEPSAVADALSSVGKMIQMGKATAA; translated from the coding sequence ATGTCTGTCCCTGCACATCAGGCCTTTAATATTGCGGTGTATCTTTTCAAACAGAAACTTTTGGGCCGAAAAAAGTATCCGCTCAATTTAATGCTCGAGCCCTTGTTTCGTTGCAATCTTGCCTGTCCCGGCTGTGGAAAAATTCAGTATCCGGAAGAAAAACTCAAAAAACATCTTTCGGTGGAACAGGCCTTGAGTGCGGCCAATGAATGTGGGGCCCCCATGGTGACTATTCCCGGTGGCGAGCCTCTGATTCATCCGCAAATTGAGGAAATGGTGGAAGGACTGCTGGCGCAAAAACGTTACGTGATTTTGTGTACCAATGCCTTGTTGCTGGAGCGCAGTCTCCCCAAATTCAAACCCAATAAACGCCTCACCTTTAGTGTACACGTGGATGGTTATCAGGAACACCATGACCATTGTGTCGATAGAGAAGGGACCTATGAAATCGCCACCAAAGCCATTAAGGCAGCGCTGGAGCAGGGTTTTCGGGTGATCACCAACACGACCGTGTTTGAAGGGTCAACTCTTGAAAATCTGGCCAAACTTTTTGACCACATGACCGAATTGGGGGTGGAAGGTTTCAGTATCGCGCCGGGTTACAGTTACGAGAAGGCCCTGGATCAAGAACATTTTCTTTCCAAAAAACGCACCCATGAATTTTTCGGGCTCTTGCTTACTTACAAAAGAAACCACAAAAAAAAGTGGCCCTTCAACAATAGCCCGTTCTACCTCGATTTCCTCGAAGGCAAACGCGACTATGAATGTACTCCCTGGGGCATGCCTACCTACAATGTTTTTGGATGGCAAAAACCTTGCTACCTTCTTACCAAAGAAGGTTACGCCAAAACCTTCAAAGAATATATGGAACATACCGAATTTGAAAAGTTTGGCAAAGCCTCTGGCAATCCCAAATGCGCCCATTGCATGACCCATTGCGGCTATGAACCCAGTGCGGTTGCTGATGCGCTCTCAAGTGTGGGTAAGATGATACAGATGGGGAAGGCCACTGCAGCGTAA
- a CDS encoding TolC family protein — MKRLSLFFFVLFFFPFTLSASPTGEHLTLNDCYQLTLKRSETLKLSEEDIKISEAHFLQALGTILPRINLNYSEFFQDDSSNGDPTVSSSLTQFRRPQAGIGMSLTLFRGFREFYALRSSKIDAAEKEFKKKEVERLLYGDVATAFFTVASLEAEMKSQQKIKKIVKERITEIQNRIQLGKSRDSEYAAQAAELSLIEADLEKKKGDLRIAYELLGLLTGLTPQPPIKIEELNIVLGHYEDWKSNLAKRSDLQAQNKAIELAKEDIKVQRSYLLPQLDFNANTWIYRSGYQNDILWDTTLNLSVPLFNFSTFGNIREARIKTKQEEIRKEELNRSSEKEVGRDYVNLRSSLEQLKKYKLAAKMTEMSYQQQVKDYQQNLVTNLDVLQSQRTWMQALEQSQTAQVQVWAAWAKLKMSSGKIAEIPK, encoded by the coding sequence ATGAAGCGCCTTTCCTTGTTTTTCTTTGTACTCTTTTTTTTCCCATTTACGCTGTCGGCCTCCCCCACTGGAGAACACCTAACTCTCAACGACTGCTACCAGCTCACGCTCAAACGTTCCGAAACGCTTAAACTCTCTGAAGAAGACATCAAGATCAGCGAGGCACATTTCCTTCAGGCATTAGGAACAATACTCCCCCGAATTAATCTGAACTACAGTGAATTTTTTCAGGATGATTCCAGCAATGGGGATCCCACTGTGAGTAGTAGCCTTACTCAGTTTCGTCGCCCTCAGGCGGGCATCGGCATGAGCCTGACCCTCTTTCGAGGATTCCGGGAATTCTATGCCCTTCGGAGTAGCAAAATTGATGCAGCCGAAAAGGAATTCAAGAAAAAAGAGGTAGAACGTCTTTTATACGGAGACGTCGCGACCGCCTTTTTTACCGTGGCCAGTCTTGAAGCCGAGATGAAAAGTCAGCAAAAAATAAAAAAAATTGTAAAAGAAAGAATTACAGAAATTCAAAACCGCATCCAATTAGGGAAATCCCGCGACAGTGAATACGCCGCTCAAGCTGCTGAACTGAGCCTGATCGAAGCCGATCTGGAAAAAAAGAAGGGCGATTTACGGATTGCCTACGAACTTCTGGGTTTGCTTACCGGTCTGACTCCCCAGCCCCCCATCAAAATAGAGGAGTTGAATATTGTCCTGGGACATTACGAAGACTGGAAAAGCAACCTGGCAAAACGCAGCGATTTACAAGCTCAGAACAAAGCCATCGAACTGGCCAAAGAAGACATTAAAGTGCAACGTTCCTATTTACTGCCTCAACTCGATTTCAATGCAAACACCTGGATCTATCGCAGCGGCTATCAAAATGATATCCTCTGGGACACCACTTTAAATCTCAGTGTTCCCCTCTTTAATTTTAGTACTTTTGGAAACATTCGCGAAGCCAGAATCAAAACCAAACAGGAAGAAATCCGAAAAGAAGAATTGAACCGAAGCTCTGAAAAAGAAGTGGGAAGGGATTACGTCAATTTGAGAAGTTCTTTGGAACAACTTAAAAAATACAAACTAGCCGCAAAAATGACTGAAATGAGCTACCAACAACAAGTAAAAGATTATCAGCAAAACCTGGTGACGAATCTCGATGTACTTCAATCCCAAAGAACCTGGATGCAAGCCTTGGAGCAGAGCCAAACCGCTCAAGTTCAAGTGTGGGCGGCTTGGGCAAAGCTGAAAATGAGTTCGGGGAAGATAGCCGAGATCCCCAAGTAA